From one Nematostella vectensis chromosome 7, jaNemVect1.1, whole genome shotgun sequence genomic stretch:
- the LOC116615103 gene encoding uncharacterized protein LOC116615103, translating to MSKIFEEHEFSVGDAGKEFICATSKAYEELIRNVVDQSQGSYGKLKPSIAMFESSMLGLVSSSLPGKYNSSALDDILANFAMTRDPVPGIGNCFYNTVSHGLITTVFPNITSSSDIGKHLSSLGLHGEQGMYDMAFKLRLLNVNEWLNDLEPYRLFLLNGESLEDQANAFLNDGYFNAAIGNIMVPGMANILKMPIVLLSQMQNFPVVPVSPTKGTVISTPLYLAFDQSGLGHYDAIAMRSEQPETDESKFDNSASQKANGANSAGSCRCGQGAKKKEKDLRSCHSFKSRCKCFQSVKRYSDCDCLGCENPYGKKMQRDHSKVTLTRKRMATRMTTEMVAGKKFAQKLDGTGNIAHGWTLFEELIVIQILQMQLAKGGIDIDCIYQHFLQLVSCNVNPKSIAQISSKVMSLISDDRVFRTKLKEQARMNWFGH from the coding sequence ATGTCAAAGATTTTTGAGGAGCATGAATTCAGTGTCGGTGATGCTGGGAAGGAGTTTATTTGTGCTACATCGAAGGCATATGAAGAATTAATAAGAAATGTTGTTGATCAGTCTCAGGGGAGTTATGGAAAGCTCAAACCAAGCATTGCTATGTTTGAGAGTAGCATGTTGGGTCTAGTCAGTTCCAGTTTGCCTGGTAAATATAACTCCTCAGCTCTAGATGATATACTTGCAAACTTTGCAATGACTAGAGACCCAGTCCCTGGTATTGGAAATTGTTTCTACAATACAGTGTCGCATGGCCTTATCACGACAGTCTTCCCAAATATAACTTCCTCGTCTGATATTGGGAAGCACCTGTCTTCTCTAGGGTTACATGGTGAACAAGGCATGTACGATATGGCATTCAAGTTGAGGTTACTCAATGTTAATGAGTGGCTAAATGACCTAGAACCATACAGGCTATTTCTGCTAAACGGAGAATCGCTAGAAGATCAAGCAAATGCCTTTTTAAATGATGGATATTTCAATGCAGCTATTGGAAATATCATGGTTCCAGGAATggcaaatattttgaaaatgcCAATAGTGTTATTGTCCCAAATGCAAAATTTCCCTGTGGTCCCTGTTTCACCAACTAAAGGTACAGTGATAAGTACACCACTCTATCTAGCCTTCGACCAATCTGGTCTTGGCCATTATGATGCTATTGCTATGCGGTCTGAACAACCTGAGACAGATGAAAGCAAGTTTGACAATTCTGCATCGCAAAAGGCCAATGGGGCCAATAGTGCTGGGAGCTGCAGATGCGGCCAAGGAGCTAAGAAAAAGGAGAAGGATTTAAGGTCATGTCACAGCTTTAAATCAAGGTGCAAATGCTTTCAGAGTGTTAAGCGGTATTCTGACTGTGACTGTTTAGGTTGCGAGAACCCTTATgggaaaaaaatgcaaaggGACCATTCCAAGGTCACGCTTACAAGAAAAAGAATGGCAACAAGGATGACAACCGAAATGGTGGCAGGAAAGAAGTTTGCACAAAAACTTGATGGCACGGGCAATATTGCTCATGGCTGGACCTTGTTTGAGGAACTAATAGTTATCCAGATCCTCCAAATGCAGCTGGCAAAGGGAGGTATAGATATTGATTGCATTTATCAACACTTCTTACAACTGGTGAGTTGTAATGTTAATCCTAAATCTATTGCACAAATATCAAGTAAAGTGATGTCACTTATCAGTGATGATAGAGTTTTTAGAACTAAACTGAAAGAACAGGCCCGCATGAATTGGTTTGGTCATTAG
- the LOC5508021 gene encoding lactadherin, whose protein sequence is MRIADCIILAIFCVAKVPKALSSVPPCRMLRRNDCIPNMSLNTSERIVAKEVPTQREDSCMTECYHEALCMSYNEGPVSDDGLTLPCELNAVDHVVEDKLVPRAGYRYCSFMNPCISNPCQEGYNCKPDFNKDDTYSCIKGCGFTAVGLHDSHIIPDSSFTASSFLNVNRFAHFARLNGQHYWVPSSAWIAHGAWLQVDLLSKHTICAVATQGGTDPTYNTWITQYKLSLSTDGASWEVYQENGADKVFPGNKDKPTVVKNFLSNKPSARYVRFLPIAWADYAGGRVEVYGTR, encoded by the exons CACTGTCATCAGTGCCACCATGCCGAATGCTGCGCAGAAATGATTGCATCCCAAACATGTCGCTGAACACCAGCGAAAGAATTGTCGCTAAGGAGGTCCCCACTCAAAGGGAGGATTCCTGCATGACGGAATGTTACCACGAGGCGCTGTGTATGTCATACAACGAAGGCCCGGTATCAGATGACGGACTGACATTACCATGCGAGCTGAACGCTGTTGATCACGTGGTTGAAGACAAGTTGGTTCCCAGAGCTGGCTACAGATACTGCAGCTTTATG AACCCGTGTATATCCAACCCATGCCAAGAGGGCTATAACTGTAAGCCTGACTTCAACAAAGACGACACATACTCGTGCATCAAAG gttGCGGCTTCACGGCAGTCGGACTCCATGATAGTCACATCATCCCGGACTCCAGTTTCACGGCGTCGTCTTTTCTCAACGTTAATCGGTTCGCCCACTTTGCTCGCTTGAATGGTCAACATTACTGGGTACCCTCTAGTGCGTGGATAGCTCACGGCGCATGGCTCCAAGTAGATTTGCTGTCGAAGCACACGATCTGTGCGGTGGCAACACAAGGGGGGACTGATCCGACTTATAATACTTGGATCACACAATACAAGCTGTCTCTCTCAACAGATGGGGCTAGCTGGGAAGTCTACCAGGAAAATGGCGCAGACAAG GTTTTTCCTGGAAACAAAGACAAGCCCACCGTGGTAAAGAACTTTCTATCAAACAAGCCAAGTGCTCGATATGTGAGGTTCTTGCCAATTGCTTGGGCCGACTACGCTGGAGGCCGTGTTGAAGTTTACGGAACCCGTTAG
- the LOC125568343 gene encoding uncharacterized protein LOC125568343, with translation MQQSQSTQQSLFRGVERLRDQMRNIYSQLYSLSVMDGYSYRPSVEHSDRPGRPRFQVSAEQLSCLRNEFNSWAQVARDLGVSRQTVYNRRRELGFSMDFEGFSNMSENDLDVVVREELNAFPGTGETNLIAGLRRRGLWIQRWKVRESIVIVDPINRANRWAQRIVRRPYSVPNPNFLWHIDTNMKMRRWQMCIHGCVDGFSRAIIYLVVNPNNLAATVLSCFQNSTTKWGHPSRVRADDGGENVVVGEYMEYFRGANRGSFLTGPSVRNTRIERLWRDVGMSVISLFSSLFYFMELHLLLDSDSDIHMYALHYVFLPRVQRHLDLFRERFMDHAISTAGNRTPRQLWTSGMLANYNSPNSAVRDVFDRDVLDNPDEYGDDQTAPPPDPDNDTTGVVVPPVNLDLNDEYIAALRHPFDPLGEDYNYGINIFLQVRDYISLALARQNGT, from the coding sequence ATGCAACAATCACAGTCTACCCAACAGAGCTTGTTTAGAGGAGTGGAGAGGCTTCGTGATCAGATGCGAAACATCTATTCACAGCTCTACTCCCTATCTGTAATGGATGGATACTCATATCGCCCTTCTGTAGAGCATAGTGACAGACCTGGGAGGCCCAGATTTCAAGTATCAGCTGAACAACTGTCCTGTCTGAGAAATGAATTTAACAGCTGGGCTCAAGTGGCAAGGGATCTTGGGGTTTCTCGGCAGACTGTCTACAACAGACGTAGAGAATTAGGGTTCTCTATGGACTTTGAGGGATTTTCTAATATGAGTGAAAACGATCTGGATGTTGTTGTCCGTGAGGAGTTGAATGCATTCCCTGGAACAGGGGAAACAAATTTGATTGCTGGTTTGAGAAGAAGAGGTTTGTGGATACAGAGATGGAAGGTGAGGGAGTCAATTGTGATAGTAGACCCAATCAACAGGGCAAACAGATGGGCCCAGAGGATTGTCAGACGTCCATACTCTGTACCCAATCCAAATTTCCTGTGGCACATTGATACTAATATGAAAATGAGGCGCTGGCAGATGTGCATCCATGGCTGTGTGGATGGCTTTTCTAGAGCTATTATATATCTAGTAGTAAATCCCAACAACCTGGCTGCGACTGTCCTTTCTTGTTTCCAAAACAGCACCACTAAGTGGGGTCACCCATCACGTGTAAGGGCAGACGACGGAGGTGAAAATGTGGTTGTTGGGGAGTACATGGAGTACTTTAGGGGAGCCAACAGAGGGAGCTTCCTAACAGGGCCAAGTGTCAGAAACACACGGATTGAACGGCTTTGGAGGGATGTTGGCATGAGTGTTATCAGCCTGTtctcttctttattttattttatggaaTTGCATCTTTTACTTGATTCTGATTCGGATATTCACATGTATGCCCTTCACTACGTTTTCCTTCCAAGAGTGCAGCGCCACTTGGACCTATTCAGAGAGAGATTTATGGATCATGCCATATCAACAGCTGGCAACCGAACTCCACGGCAACTGTGGACATCTGGCATGCTTGCCAATTATAACTCACCGAACTCTGCAGTCAGAGATGTCTTTGACAGAGATGTATTGGACAATCCTGATGAATATGGTGATGATCAAACAGCGCCCCCTCCAGATCCTGACAATGACACCACTGGAGTTGTTGTTCCACCAGTAAACCTGGATCTTAATGATGAGTACATTGCAGCCCTTCGTCATCCGTTTGACCCACTTGGAGAAGATTACAATTACGGTATCAATATATTTCTTCAAGTTCGCGACTATATTTCTCTAGCGTTAGCCAGGCAAAATGGCACATAA